A segment of the Panacibacter ginsenosidivorans genome:
CATTTACAATATCTGCAACTTTTGAATTACGTATATCGCTTACATTCTCTTTGAATGTTGCGCCCATGATGAGCACTTTCGACTCCTTTACATTGCCACTGTGTTGAATGATGTGCTGAATGATCTTCTTGGAAATATAATTGCCCATTGTATCATTTACATAGCGACCTGCAGTAATTACACGTGAATTGAAGCCAAGCTCAGAAGCTTTATAAGTCAGATAATATGGATCAACACCGATGCAATGACCGCCAACAAGCCCGGGTTGGAATTTTAAAAAATTCCATTTGGTGCCTGCAGCTTCCAATACTTCGTATGTGTTGATGCCAACTTTATCGAAGATGATGGAAAGTTCATTCATCAATGCAATATTGAGATCGCGTTGGGTGTTCTCAATAACCTTTGCCGCTTCTGCAACCTTGATGGAGCTTGCTTTGTAGGTTCCCGCTTTTACAACCATTTCATAAACAGTTGCAATATTGTTCAATGATTCTTCATCGCAACCCGCAACTACTTTTATAATTTTCTCTAGTGTATGTTCTTTATCACCTGGATTTATACGTTCTGGTGAATAGCCGATTTTAAAATCTTCTATTGCTTTTAACCCACTTCCTTTTTCCATTACAGGAATACAATCTTCTTCTGTACAACCGGGGTATACTGTTGATTCAAAAACAATATAATCTCCTTTCTTTATAACGCTGCCTAATGTTTTACATGCTTTCAATAATAAAGAAATATCAGGCACTTTATGATCATCAACAGGTGTTGGAACTGCAGCAATAAAAAAAGAAGCTTGCTTTAAAACTTCCAAATCATTTGTAAAAGTTATATTGCAATCTGCAAATGCTTTTTTGTCCAGTTCTTTGCTGGGATCGATGTGATCGTTCAACATTTTGATGCGTTCAGCATTCATATCAAAACCAATAACACTTATCTTTTTTGCAAATGCCAATGCAATAGGTAAACCTACATAGCCTAAACCTATTACGGCAAGTTTGGTTTCTTTATTGAGTAGTTGCTGAACGATCATTTTATCTGCAGAGTTATGTTATTGTAGTACAAGAGTGCGACGCAACGAAAGCTTCATATTTATTCAAAAGCTAAGTACAAAAAATTACTTCTTTGAAATAAACTCTTTTGGAAGTTTTACCAATTCTTCTTTTGGCAAGGATTTGAAATATTCATACGTTTTCTTCAAACCCTCTGCACGACTCACTTTCGGCTCCCATCCAAGAATTTGTTTTGCTTTGGTAATATCGGGCTGGCGTTGTTTCGGATCATCAACAGGCAATGGCTTGTAAACAAGTTTTACTGAAGAACCTGTTAGCTTCAACACTTCTTCGGCAAAATCTTTCAATGAAATTTCTACAGGGTTACCAATGTTCACAGGCTTTGCATAATCGCTCATGAGCAAACGATAAATACCTTCGATGAGATCATCAACATAACAGAAGCTGCGTGTTTGACTACCATCACCAAACACCGTAAGATCTTCTCCACGCAATGCCTGACCGATGAATGCAGGTAATGCACGACCATCATTCAATCGCATACGCGGACCATACGTATTGAAGATACGAACGATGCGTGTTTCCAATCCATGAAAGGTGTGATATGCCATTGTAATAGCTTCCTGGAAACGTTTTGCTTCATCGTACACACCACGCGGACCAACAGGATTTACATTGCCCCAATATTCTTCTGTTTGCGGATGCACCTGCGGATCTCCATATACTTCGCTTGTTGATGCAACAAGAATTCTTGCATTCTTGCTACGCGCCAAACCAAGACAGTTGTGCGTTCCAAGCGAACCCACTTTTAAAGTTTGAATCGGAATTTTTAAATAATCTATCGGGCTTGCAGGCGAAGCAAAGTGTAAGATATAATGCAACTCACCGGGAACGTGAATAAACTTTGTAACATCGTGATGATAGAATTCAAAATCTTCCAAAGGAAAAAGATGTTCGATGTTTCTAAGATCACCGGTGATAAGATTGTCCATGCCAATTACATGAAACCCTTCCTTAATAAAACGGTCACAAAGATGCGATCCCAGGAAACCTGCCGCCCCGGTAATAAGTACACGCTTTTTACTCATAGAATGTTGGTTGCTTTATTGGTTAATATATTCTAACACAGAACTTGTAATATAAGATAATTGTTCTTCATCAAGCTCTGTATGAATGGGTAATGAAATTACGCGTTCTGTAAGCCAATCTGTAGTTGCTAATTCAACATCAGGCAGGTTAAAAGAGTCAAACATTTTTTGTTTGTGACCAGGCACTGGATAATAGATCATGGAAGGAATTTGCTTTAATGCAAGGTATTCATTCAATCCATCCCTGTTCACTCCTTCAAGCACTAATGTGTATTGGTGAAACACGTGATTGGTATATGGTGCACGATATGGTGTAGTAATCTTTGGATTGTTTGCAAATGCAGCATCATAATAATCCGCAGCTTTTCTGCGTGCGGCTATGTAATTATCAAGCTCACGTAATTTGATATTAAGAATCGCTGCCTGCACTGTATCTAATCTTGAATTGCAACCAACCACATCATGATAATATCTTTTACTCTGGCCATGATTGGCAACCATTTTCATTTGCGCGGCCAAAGCATCATCATTAGTAAAGATGGCACCACCATCTCCATAACCACCCAAATTTTTTGAAGGGAAGAAAGATGTTGTTCCTATTGTTCCAATTGTCCCGGTTTTCTTTTTTGTGCCATCTTTAAAAATATAATCACTGCCAATTGCCTGGGCGTTGTCTTCGATCACTGCTAAATTATGTTCATTCGCAATTTCCATGATCGCTTCCATGTTTGCAGCCTGACCGTATAAATGCACGGGAACGATTGCTTTTGTTTTTGGCGTAATTGCTTTACGTAAAGATTCAGACCCCATGCAAAAAGTTTTTGCATCTACTTCTACAAACACAGGTTTTAAACGAAGTAATGCTACCACTTCCGTTGTAGCTATATAAGTAAACGAAGGTGTAATAACTTCATCACCCGGTTGCAAGCCTAAAGCCATCATTGCAATTTGCAAAGCATCGGTTCCGTTAGCGCATGGAATTACATGCTTTACGTCAAGATATTCCGATAAATTTTCAGCGAATTGCTGCACAGGTTTGCCATTAATAAAAGCAGAACTCTCAAGTACATCAATAACTGCAGTGTCAATCTCGGTTTTAATCTTTTGATACTGCGTCTTAAGATCCACCATCTGGATAGCTCTCATACGTCAATTTTAAGTGCGGCAAAACTAACGTAAAAACGCATCATTCGCATTATTGTTGTTTGGGCAATAAATGGTTAAGGCAATTTTTATGTTACCGGCTTAGAGTACTTTGAGCATTGTATGTTGTGTCACTCACTTCAAGGTTCTGAAGATTGAGCAACAACATAATTCTAATGTTGTAATAAAATAATTTTACTGGGCAGTTCCTTTGCCTGATAATTTTACTACAACATACATGATAAGAATAAGCAGCGCAATATTAATTATTGGCCAAAGGATGGATGATAATTCTAAATGACGCATACGCACAGTTTTTCGGAGATTAGAATATTGGATATCTTGGTCTTTCAATGTAAAACTAAAAATAAATTCTGAAAGAGAACATTAATAAAACCTTTGGAATCAACTAAAATAATAATGTGTTGCTTGTTGATAAAGCGTACAAG
Coding sequences within it:
- a CDS encoding UDP-glucuronic acid decarboxylase family protein, with the protein product MSKKRVLITGAAGFLGSHLCDRFIKEGFHVIGMDNLITGDLRNIEHLFPLEDFEFYHHDVTKFIHVPGELHYILHFASPASPIDYLKIPIQTLKVGSLGTHNCLGLARSKNARILVASTSEVYGDPQVHPQTEEYWGNVNPVGPRGVYDEAKRFQEAITMAYHTFHGLETRIVRIFNTYGPRMRLNDGRALPAFIGQALRGEDLTVFGDGSQTRSFCYVDDLIEGIYRLLMSDYAKPVNIGNPVEISLKDFAEEVLKLTGSSVKLVYKPLPVDDPKQRQPDITKAKQILGWEPKVSRAEGLKKTYEYFKSLPKEELVKLPKEFISKK
- a CDS encoding DegT/DnrJ/EryC1/StrS family aminotransferase; the encoded protein is MRAIQMVDLKTQYQKIKTEIDTAVIDVLESSAFINGKPVQQFAENLSEYLDVKHVIPCANGTDALQIAMMALGLQPGDEVITPSFTYIATTEVVALLRLKPVFVEVDAKTFCMGSESLRKAITPKTKAIVPVHLYGQAANMEAIMEIANEHNLAVIEDNAQAIGSDYIFKDGTKKKTGTIGTIGTTSFFPSKNLGGYGDGGAIFTNDDALAAQMKMVANHGQSKRYYHDVVGCNSRLDTVQAAILNIKLRELDNYIAARRKAADYYDAAFANNPKITTPYRAPYTNHVFHQYTLVLEGVNRDGLNEYLALKQIPSMIYYPVPGHKQKMFDSFNLPDVELATTDWLTERVISLPIHTELDEEQLSYITSSVLEYINQ
- a CDS encoding nucleotide sugar dehydrogenase, with protein sequence MIVQQLLNKETKLAVIGLGYVGLPIALAFAKKISVIGFDMNAERIKMLNDHIDPSKELDKKAFADCNITFTNDLEVLKQASFFIAAVPTPVDDHKVPDISLLLKACKTLGSVIKKGDYIVFESTVYPGCTEEDCIPVMEKGSGLKAIEDFKIGYSPERINPGDKEHTLEKIIKVVAGCDEESLNNIATVYEMVVKAGTYKASSIKVAEAAKVIENTQRDLNIALMNELSIIFDKVGINTYEVLEAAGTKWNFLKFQPGLVGGHCIGVDPYYLTYKASELGFNSRVITAGRYVNDTMGNYISKKIIQHIIQHSGNVKESKVLIMGATFKENVSDIRNSKVADIVNVLQSYYINIHIVDPYASSDELKHEYGFGLTRDTDNDYDVVILAVPHTPYKLLDEKYFASITKPHALIADIKGLYRNKIANRYYWSL